The proteins below come from a single Miscanthus floridulus cultivar M001 chromosome 1, ASM1932011v1, whole genome shotgun sequence genomic window:
- the LOC136451508 gene encoding uncharacterized mitochondrial protein AtMg00810-like, with product MLGEVGFQRCATEHALYTWRWGKEELIDDVYVDDLIITSMRIEDINGFKREMVARFRMSDLGALSYYLSIESGMAECKPCVTPMEEQLKLTKDSTAAKVDATLYRSIVGGLCYLVHMRLDIVFIVGYASRFMKDPREDHWATVKRLLCYIKGTVD from the exons ATGCTAGGTGAGGTTGGGTTccagcggtgcgcaaccgagcacgcgctctacacatggcgatgggggaaggaggagctcatcgacgatgtgtatgtggacgacttgatcatcaccagcaTGCGCATAGAGGACATCAACGGCTTCAAGCGAGAGATggtggctcgttttcgaatgagcgatctcggcgcactctcctactacctcagcatcgag agcggcatggctgagtgcaagccatgcgtgactccgatggaggagcagcTAAAGCTGACGAAGGACAGCACCgcagcgaaggtggatgcaacactctaccgaagcatcgtcggcggtctgtgctacctagtccacatgaggctgGACATTGTGTTCATCGTGGGCTACGCCAGTCGCTTCATgaaggatcctagagaggatcactgggctacggtgaagcggctactgtgcTACATCAAAGGGACGGTGGATTAG